A window of the Lepus europaeus isolate LE1 chromosome 5, mLepTim1.pri, whole genome shotgun sequence genome harbors these coding sequences:
- the LZIC gene encoding protein LZIC isoform X2 translates to MASRGKTETSKLKQNLEEQLDRLMQQLQDLEECREELDTDEYEETKKETLEQLSEFNDSLKKIMSGNMTLVDELSGMQLAIQAAISQAFRTPEVIRLFAKKQPGQLRTRLAEMDRDLMVGKLERDLYTQQKVEILTALRKLGEKLTVEDEAFLSANAGALLSQFERVSADLGSGDKVLALASFEVEKTKK, encoded by the exons ATGGCTtccagaggaaagacagagacaagcaAATTAAAGCAGAATTTAGAAGAACAGTTGGACAGACTGATGCAGCAGTTACAAGATCTGGAGGAATGCAG GGAGGAACTTGACACTGATGAATATGAAGAAACCAAGAAGGAAACTCTGGAACAACTAAGTGAATTCAATGACTCGCTGAAGAAAATTATGTCTGGAAATATGACTTTGGTAGATGAACTAAGTGGGATGCAGCTG GCTATTCAGGCCGCTATCAGCCAGGCCTTCAGAACCCCCGAGGTCATCAGATTGTTTGCAAAGAAACAGCCAGGTCAGCTTCGGACGCGGTTAGCAGAG ATGGATAGAGACCTGATGGTAGGAAAGCTGGAAAGAGACCTGTACACACAACAGAAAGTGGAGATACTAACAGCCCTCAGGAAACTGGGAGAGAAG CTAACTGTAGAGGATGAGGCCTTCTTGTCAGCAAATGCAGGTGCTCTGCTTAGCCAGTTCGAGAGAGTCTCTGCGGACCTGG GCTCTGGAGATAAAGTCCTTGCACTGGCAAGTTTTGAAGtcgaaaaaacaaaaaaatga
- the LZIC gene encoding protein LZIC isoform X1: MWLSIWIRSWRGECIKTEKVVQKASGRWAQAHQQAGLNTSLSIYNESEIKMASRGKTETSKLKQNLEEQLDRLMQQLQDLEECREELDTDEYEETKKETLEQLSEFNDSLKKIMSGNMTLVDELSGMQLAIQAAISQAFRTPEVIRLFAKKQPGQLRTRLAEMDRDLMVGKLERDLYTQQKVEILTALRKLGEKLTVEDEAFLSANAGALLSQFERVSADLGSGDKVLALASFEVEKTKK, from the exons ATGTGGCTGTCCATCTGGATAAGGTCCTGGAGAGGAGAGTGCATCAAAACCGAGAAAGTGGTTCAGAAGGCCAGCGGTCGGTgggcccaggcacatcagcaggcaggcCTCAACACTTCATTGTCTATATACAACGAATCAG AGATTAAAATGGCTtccagaggaaagacagagacaagcaAATTAAAGCAGAATTTAGAAGAACAGTTGGACAGACTGATGCAGCAGTTACAAGATCTGGAGGAATGCAG GGAGGAACTTGACACTGATGAATATGAAGAAACCAAGAAGGAAACTCTGGAACAACTAAGTGAATTCAATGACTCGCTGAAGAAAATTATGTCTGGAAATATGACTTTGGTAGATGAACTAAGTGGGATGCAGCTG GCTATTCAGGCCGCTATCAGCCAGGCCTTCAGAACCCCCGAGGTCATCAGATTGTTTGCAAAGAAACAGCCAGGTCAGCTTCGGACGCGGTTAGCAGAG ATGGATAGAGACCTGATGGTAGGAAAGCTGGAAAGAGACCTGTACACACAACAGAAAGTGGAGATACTAACAGCCCTCAGGAAACTGGGAGAGAAG CTAACTGTAGAGGATGAGGCCTTCTTGTCAGCAAATGCAGGTGCTCTGCTTAGCCAGTTCGAGAGAGTCTCTGCGGACCTGG GCTCTGGAGATAAAGTCCTTGCACTGGCAAGTTTTGAAGtcgaaaaaacaaaaaaatga